A single region of the Parasphingorhabdus litoris DSM 22379 genome encodes:
- a CDS encoding sulfotransferase-like domain-containing protein — translation MTSSPVRIAMWSGPRNISTAMMRSFGSRADCAVSDEPFYGAFLKKTGFQQPMADQIIASMDCDWGSVAQAMRGPVPGGKVIWYQKHMPHHMVDKVSIADFPDHRHAFLIRDPDHVVASYAAKRVEVTPDDLGYARQLEYCDQAAQMSGIAPIVLDSADTLKDPEGRLKELCIALAIDWDPAMLNWQAGPRETDGIWASHWYNRVIDTTAFAAPSDHQPKLTSAQQKIADQCRAYYDQLLEYCPNAL, via the coding sequence ATGACGTCATCGCCGGTTCGCATTGCCATGTGGTCCGGTCCGCGCAACATCTCGACCGCGATGATGCGCAGCTTTGGCAGCCGGGCCGATTGCGCGGTCAGCGATGAGCCTTTTTACGGAGCATTTCTGAAAAAGACCGGTTTTCAGCAGCCCATGGCGGATCAGATCATTGCATCAATGGATTGCGATTGGGGATCAGTCGCGCAGGCCATGCGCGGGCCAGTGCCGGGCGGTAAGGTCATCTGGTACCAGAAACATATGCCGCACCACATGGTGGATAAGGTGTCGATTGCGGACTTTCCCGATCACCGGCACGCCTTCCTGATCCGCGATCCGGATCATGTGGTTGCGAGCTATGCAGCAAAGCGGGTCGAGGTGACGCCCGATGATCTGGGTTATGCCCGGCAACTGGAATATTGCGACCAGGCGGCTCAAATGAGCGGAATCGCGCCAATAGTGCTGGATAGTGCGGATACTTTAAAAGATCCTGAGGGACGATTGAAGGAGCTGTGCATCGCGCTCGCGATCGATTGGGATCCGGCCATGTTGAACTGGCAAGCAGGGCCTCGAGAAACGGACGGAATATGGGCGTCCCATTGGTATAACCGCGTCATCGACACAACAGCCTTTGCTGCGCCCTCAGATCATCAACCAAAATTGACCAGCGCGCAGCAAAAGATCGCAGATCAATGCCGGGCGTATTACGATCAATTATTGGAATATTGCCCTAATGCATTGTAA
- a CDS encoding endonuclease domain-containing protein yields the protein MAGYKPQTLKHAKQLRRDMTPQERLLWNRLRDRQVGGYKFRKQQPIGPYIVDFICHEQKLIVEADGSQHYDSDHDLARDQWLKKHDYSVLRYWNNEINENLEGVLEAILVALSLNPSPTSPNRLRR from the coding sequence ATGGCCGGATATAAACCGCAAACTCTAAAACACGCCAAACAGCTACGTCGCGACATGACACCGCAGGAACGCCTGCTTTGGAACCGATTAAGAGACCGGCAAGTGGGCGGATATAAGTTTCGAAAACAACAACCAATAGGGCCCTATATTGTTGATTTCATATGCCACGAACAGAAACTGATTGTGGAAGCAGATGGATCGCAGCATTATGATAGTGATCATGATCTGGCGCGCGATCAATGGTTGAAAAAGCACGATTACTCTGTTCTTAGATATTGGAATAATGAGATAAATGAAAATTTAGAGGGCGTTTTGGAAGCTATTTTGGTTGCGCTTTCCCTTAACCCCTCGCCAACGTCGCCTAACCGCCTACGGCGCTAA
- a CDS encoding aminotransferase class IV, with translation MRESRMAKGTHDYIEDPRNETILINVNGVITPRAEAMVSVFDSGFMLGDGVWEGLRVHQGKIAFLDAHMDRLFECAKAIAMDIGISREALIARLYETIEANGMTACHIRLMVTRGIRSTPYQDPRVVISPATIVIIPEYKEALPSTVENGIRLFTVHVRRGDPAVQDPKLNSHSKLNCITACIQATQAGADEALMLDPQGFVATCNSTHFFIVRKGEVWTSSGDYCLGGITRSNVIQLCRENDIPVYEKNFSLTDVYGADEAFVTGTFAGVVPATEVDGRVLSKGRGPMVERLQSLYKALVESDTAA, from the coding sequence ATGAGGGAATCCAGGATGGCCAAAGGCACGCATGATTATATCGAGGATCCGCGCAACGAAACCATCCTGATCAACGTAAACGGCGTGATCACGCCGCGGGCCGAGGCCATGGTGTCGGTTTTTGACAGCGGTTTCATGCTGGGCGACGGGGTCTGGGAAGGCCTGCGCGTACATCAAGGCAAAATCGCGTTTCTGGATGCCCATATGGATCGTCTGTTTGAATGTGCCAAGGCGATTGCGATGGATATTGGCATCAGCCGGGAAGCCCTGATCGCAAGGCTGTATGAGACCATAGAGGCCAATGGCATGACTGCCTGCCACATTCGCCTGATGGTGACACGCGGCATTCGCTCAACGCCTTATCAGGACCCGCGGGTGGTTATCTCTCCGGCGACGATTGTGATCATTCCGGAATATAAGGAAGCGCTGCCGAGTACGGTAGAGAATGGCATAAGGCTGTTCACCGTGCATGTCCGGCGCGGCGATCCGGCGGTGCAGGACCCCAAGCTCAATTCTCATAGCAAGCTGAACTGCATTACCGCCTGTATTCAGGCGACACAGGCTGGCGCGGACGAGGCATTGATGCTGGATCCGCAGGGCTTCGTGGCGACTTGCAACAGCACCCATTTCTTCATTGTCCGCAAAGGCGAAGTCTGGACTTCCAGCGGTGATTATTGTCTCGGCGGTATCACCAGGAGCAATGTGATCCAGCTCTGCCGCGAGAATGATATCCCGGTATATGAGAAGAATTTCTCCCTGACCGACGTATATGGCGCCGACGAAGCCTTTGTGACCGGGACTTTTGCGGGTGTTGTGCCTGCGACAGAGGTGGATGGTCGTGTATTGAGCAAGGGCAGGGGGCCGATGGTCGAACGGCTGCAAAGCCTCTATAAAGCGCTGGTCGAAAGCGATACGGCGGCATGA
- the lpdA gene encoding dihydrolipoyl dehydrogenase: MTEKSYDLIVLGSGPGGYVAAIRASQLGLKTAIVERENLGGICLNWGCIPTKALLRSAEVFHNMKHAADYGLAAEKISADLDAVVKRSRGVAKQLNQGVTHLMKKNKIDVVMGDGKIVEKGKVAVKTEKGDEELTTPNIIIATGARARDLPFAKADGKRIWTYRHAMTPPEMPKKLLVIGSGAIGIEFASFYNDMGADVTVVEMMDRVVPVEDEEISKFLEKSLKKQGMTIMTGAGVKSIETSAKGVKAEIEDSKGKKASHDFSHVIVAVGIQPNVETIGLDELGIEPDERFHIKTDAMCRTNVEGIYAIGDVTGGPWLAHKASHEGVIAVEAIAGGHPHAMDVNNIPGCTYCHPQIASVGLTEAKAKEAGHDVKVGNFPFIGNGKAIALGETEGFIKTVFDAKTGELLGAHMIGAEVTELIQGYTVGKTLETTEAELMNTVFPHPTLSEMMHESVLDAYERVLHM; this comes from the coding sequence ATGACTGAAAAATCTTACGATCTCATCGTCCTCGGTTCCGGCCCCGGCGGTTACGTCGCCGCGATCCGGGCTTCCCAACTTGGCCTGAAAACCGCCATCGTGGAGCGCGAAAATTTGGGCGGTATCTGCCTCAACTGGGGCTGCATACCGACCAAGGCACTGCTGCGCTCGGCTGAGGTATTCCACAATATGAAGCACGCCGCGGACTATGGTCTGGCGGCGGAGAAGATCAGCGCGGATCTGGACGCGGTGGTCAAACGCTCTCGCGGGGTGGCGAAACAGCTTAATCAGGGCGTCACGCATCTGATGAAGAAGAACAAGATTGATGTTGTGATGGGCGACGGCAAGATTGTCGAAAAGGGCAAGGTCGCCGTCAAAACCGAGAAGGGCGACGAAGAACTGACCACGCCGAATATCATCATCGCCACTGGCGCACGGGCACGGGATCTGCCCTTTGCGAAAGCTGATGGCAAGCGCATCTGGACCTATCGCCACGCCATGACGCCGCCGGAAATGCCCAAGAAACTGCTGGTAATCGGCTCCGGCGCGATCGGAATTGAATTTGCCAGTTTCTATAATGACATGGGCGCGGACGTGACCGTGGTCGAGATGATGGATCGCGTTGTTCCGGTCGAGGATGAGGAAATTTCGAAATTCCTCGAAAAATCCCTGAAGAAGCAGGGCATGACCATCATGACTGGCGCTGGCGTCAAGAGCATCGAGACATCGGCCAAGGGCGTCAAGGCGGAGATTGAAGACAGCAAAGGCAAGAAAGCCAGCCATGACTTCAGTCACGTCATTGTCGCGGTCGGCATCCAGCCCAATGTCGAAACCATCGGCCTGGACGAACTGGGCATCGAACCGGACGAGCGTTTCCATATCAAGACGGACGCGATGTGCCGGACCAATGTCGAGGGCATTTATGCTATCGGCGACGTCACCGGCGGACCGTGGCTTGCTCATAAAGCCAGTCATGAGGGCGTTATCGCGGTGGAAGCGATAGCGGGCGGCCACCCGCATGCAATGGATGTGAACAATATCCCGGGCTGCACCTATTGCCATCCGCAAATTGCCAGCGTTGGCCTGACCGAAGCCAAGGCCAAGGAAGCCGGTCATGACGTCAAAGTCGGGAATTTCCCATTCATTGGCAATGGTAAGGCCATTGCGCTGGGTGAGACCGAAGGTTTCATTAAAACTGTGTTCGACGCGAAAACTGGCGAATTGCTCGGCGCGCATATGATCGGGGCGGAGGTTACCGAACTGATCCAAGGCTATACCGTGGGCAAGACGCTGGAGACGACCGAAGCGGAATTGATGAACACCGTCTTCCCCCATCCGACACTCAGCGAAATGATGCATGAAAGCGTGCTCGACGCCTATGAGCGGGTTTTGCATATGTGA